TTGCGCGCGATGCAGTATCTTCGAGACCGCGAAGCTCTGCCGCACCTCGCGATAGAGCTTCTCCTCGAACCAGCCCAATCCCGCGCCTTGGGCCATCGTCAGGCCATCACGCCGCGGCGGCTTTCGACGATCTGCACCGAGGTGGGCGCGAAGGCGCGCTTGATCGCCGGGATCGCCTGGTAGGGATCGCATACGCCGCACATGAAGATGTCGATGGCCGCGTATTCGCGCTCGGGCCACGTGTGGATCGAGATATGGCTTTCGGCCAACACCAGCACGCCCGAGAGCCCGGCGTTGGGGCCGAAATGATGGAGATGGCAGTGCAGGATCGTGGCGCCTGCCGTGACGGCGCCCTCGCGCAAGGCCGCTTCCGTCAAAGCGCTGTCGCCGAGATTCTTGGCACCCCAAAGTTCGACGAGCAGATGCGTACCGGCATATTTGATGCCGTTGCGCTCGATGAAATGGTCTTTGGCGACCGTGGTATCGCTGTTCTGGACCTGGAACGAACGTTCGTGCGCCGCACTCTTGAGAGCTTTGCTGACCGGCATCCGGCTTTCGCCATCGACCACTTTCAGATTGCGCATCGCCGATTTGTTCGCCATTCCTTGCCCACACCTTTCCTATAGCCCTAGACGGAAAAAGGGGCGGCCGACTCTCCATCGACTGCCCCGCGCCATTTCTCGAGGCCTATTTGGGGCCAATCGGCCCTGGGCGCAAGAAGTTTTTGCCCCTGGTGCAAAAAAATTCATACAAATGCCGCCGCCATGCGCGCAGCAGTTCCGCGTCCGGCCTCGATCGTGTGGACAAAACTCGGCGCGCGCGCGAGTTCCGCATCGGCGAAAAACCGCGCGACGGCGATGCGTGCAGCGAAAAACGGCGCATTGTCCGCACCGCTCTGCACGCGCCGAAAGGCCTCGGCAGCCCCCTTGGCGAGAAGTGCCCCGCCGGCGACGATCCCGAACAATTCGAGATACGGAACCGCGACGGCACCCACGGCTTGCACATCGCTCTTGGCGTTCGCGACGACAAAGGCGGTTGCCCGGACGAGTGCAGCGCGCGCCGGTCCTAGCAGTGCGGCGATCGCGGCAAGATCGTCGTCGCCGCTTGCGACCAGCAAGGCTTCGATGGCGGCGACTTCGTCTGCGAAGGCGTGTGCGGCCGCCCCGCCGTCGCGGGCCACCTTGCGGAACGCAAGATCGTTGGCCTGAATGCCGTTCGTCCCTTCGTAGATCGGCAGGATGCGCGCATCGCGATAATGTTGAGCCGCCCCCGTTTCTTCGACGAAGCCCACCCCGCCATGGATCTGCACGCCGGTGGACGCGGCCGCCACGCCGATGTCGGTCGCCCAGGCTT
Above is a genomic segment from Magnetospirillum sp. containing:
- the speD gene encoding adenosylmethionine decarboxylase codes for the protein MANKSAMRNLKVVDGESRMPVSKALKSAAHERSFQVQNSDTTVAKDHFIERNGIKYAGTHLLVELWGAKNLGDSALTEAALREGAVTAGATILHCHLHHFGPNAGLSGVLVLAESHISIHTWPEREYAAIDIFMCGVCDPYQAIPAIKRAFAPTSVQIVESRRGVMA